The following DNA comes from Kiloniellales bacterium.
CCGCCGCTCGTCTGTCGCAGCGAACAGCGAGGTCTCGCGCAGAGCGGCGCGGAACAGCTTCTCGGCCTCGGGAAAGTCCTCCTCGGCCAGGGCGCTTTCGCCGGCCACCAGGAACGCCAGCCAGCGCGTCTCGTCGGGCGTCCCGCTCGGCTCCGCGTGGGCTGCCGTGGGGGCAGTCGCGAGCAGAAGGGCGAGCAGGAAGGCAGAGGCACGGGTCATGGCAATCCGGCAAAGGGCGTTCCGTCGGCCTCGGCGGGCGGCGGCGTGGCCGGGCTCGACCGGCCCGCACGATGACCCGAAGAATTGACTAAGCTGTTAATACAAGGAGGTCTCAGCAGGCGCCTGCAGCTGTCGCCGTTTTATCTTCTCCCGGCAACTGGACAAGGCGGCGGCCCGGGACCATGTGATGGGCCATGACGGAGAAGGATTTCGGCCGAGAGGACTCGACCATCAGCGGGCGGGTCAAGCGCTACGCCCGGGTCGGCACCTCGGTCGGCGGGCTCGCCGCGCAGCTGGCAGGCGCGCGCTACCTGGGCCGCTCGATCGATCGCGACCAGCACTCGGCGGAGCTCAAGCAGGCGCTCGGCAACCTGAAGGGGCCGCTGATGAAGGCGGCCCAGATCCTCGCCACGATCCCCGACGCCCTGCCGCGCGAGTACGCTGACGAGTTGCGCCAGCTCCAGTCGAACGCGCCCTCCATGGGCTGGCCCTTCGTCAAGCGCCGGATGCGCGCCGAGCTTGGCCCCGACTGGCAGAAGCGCTTCGCCGAGTTTGAGCATACCGCAGCGGCGGCAGCGTCGCTCGGCCAGGTGCACCGCGCAACCGACCACGACGGACGGCAGCTGGCCTGCAAGCTCCAGTATCCCGACATGCTCTCGGCCGTGGAGGCCGATCTGCAGCAGCTCAAGGTCGTGTTCTCGATCTACCGCCGCTACGACAAGGCCATCGACCCCGGCAACATCTACGCCGAGCTGGCCGAGCGGCTGCGCGAGGAGCTGGACTACGAGCGCGAGGCGCGGCAGATGCGGCTCTACCGCTCGATTCTCGCCAACGAGGAGGGGGTCGAGGTGCCCGAGCCCTCGGATGCGCACTCGACCGAGCGGCTCCTGACCATGAACTGGCTCGACGGCGTGCCGCTGATGGCGTTCATCGAGGGCTGCGACGACGTCGAGCAGCGCAACCAGGTCGCGCTCAACATGTTCCGGGCGTGGTACGTGCCGTTCTACGGCTATGGCATCATTCACGGCGACCCGCACCTGGGCAACTACACCATCCAGGACGGGGCCGCCAACGGGGGCGAGAACCGGGGCAAGGTCAACCTGCTCGACTTCGGCTGCATCCGGGTCTTCCAGCCGCGTTTCGTTACCGGCGTGATCGACCTCTACCGGGCGCTCGACACCGGCGACCGCGACCTCGCGGTCCACGCCTACGAGACC
Coding sequences within:
- a CDS encoding AarF/ABC1/UbiB kinase family protein gives rise to the protein MTEKDFGREDSTISGRVKRYARVGTSVGGLAAQLAGARYLGRSIDRDQHSAELKQALGNLKGPLMKAAQILATIPDALPREYADELRQLQSNAPSMGWPFVKRRMRAELGPDWQKRFAEFEHTAAAAASLGQVHRATDHDGRQLACKLQYPDMLSAVEADLQQLKVVFSIYRRYDKAIDPGNIYAELAERLREELDYEREARQMRLYRSILANEEGVEVPEPSDAHSTERLLTMNWLDGVPLMAFIEGCDDVEQRNQVALNMFRAWYVPFYGYGIIHGDPHLGNYTIQDGAANGGENRGKVNLLDFGCIRVFQPRFVTGVIDLYRALDTGDRDLAVHAYETWGFTDLSHELLEALNIWAEFLYAPLLEDKTQRIMQSDNAVYGAQVAGKVQKELRRLGGVKPPREFVLMDRAAIGLGSVFMHLKAEVNWHRLFHDLIEDFDEAALAERQQAALDLAGVPAAA